The genomic region GGACCTAAAGGCTTAATGCCTAATCCTAAGACTGGTACAGTTACAATGGACGTTACTAAAGCAGTTAACGACATTAAAGCTGGTCAAGTAGCATACCGTGTTGATAAAGCTGGTATCGTTCACGCACCAATCGGTAAGGTATCATTCGATGCTGCTAAATTAGTAGAAAACTTTAAAGCTATGCAAGACGTGATCATCAAAGCTCGTCCTGCTTCAGCTAAAGGTCAATACATTACAAGTTTATCAGTTAGCTCAACATTTGGCCCTGGTGTCAAAGTTGATATTGCTAGCTTCTAAGTTGGTAATGCAAAAAGCGCTCATCCTTTCGGATGAACGCTTTTTTTGTGCCGTTGATTAGGCATTGATATCAATAATTTCAAATTTAGTCACATCGACTAAGCCTTTATCAGTAATTCGTAAGTTTGGAATCACATCGAGTGGCATTGCGCCGAGTTTCATAATCGGATCAAATTGGGCAGTGACGTTGAGTTGTTCATGACAAATGGTATTAAATGCTTTTTGATGGGCGATGAGTGAATCAATTGATTCAGTACTCATTAAACCACCAATTACAAATGGAAGGGTTGCGATTACCTGACTATTTTGAACGGCAACACCGCCACCTTGGCAAGCTTTGAGCGCATCGATGGCCATGACCATATCCGCGTCGTTAGTGCCGACAACGACTAAGTTATGGCTGTCATGGCCGATGCTGGTAGCAATCGCGCCATTTTGAAGGCCAAAGCCGCTTAAAAGGCCAACCCCGACATTGCCGGTTAAATGATGTCGTTCAATCACGGCAACTTTAACGATATCTTCGCTAGGATTGTAGTGAAAATCACCATCTGCATCGTGTGTAACAGGCAAGACAAGGTTTTGAGTGCGACTAATGCTTTGTAAGCCAATCACGTGGGCTTTGTCGCTGATGAGATTGAGATTTAATTGATCAGCTGAAAAATTGTCGAGATGAACGGTTTCTAGAAGATCATAAAAGCCGGCGACGGAATCATCAGTTGTTAATAAGTAAGCGCCGTTTGCAGCAATCTTTTGACCATCAATAAAGGTTTGGTTAACGCTGAAGTGTTCGAGGTCGTCGACCAATAAGAAATCAGCTTTGAGACCAGGCGCAATACCACCACGATCGCTGAGGCCGGTACATTGAGCTGTGTTGATGGTGGCCATCTGAATGGCGGTTAGCGGATCAATTCCGTTTTGAACGGCGACACGAATGCTTTCGTCCAAGTGGCCAGTTTCGCGAAGGGTAACAGATTGTAAATCGTCACCACAGAGGCAACAGAAGCGTGCGTTTTGAGGCGTAACGCCTTTTAAAAGCGTTGGCATATTCTTAGAAACTGTCCCGTAACGGAGGTAAACGTACATACCACGACTGATACGATCGAGCATTTCATCAACTTGTGTGCATTCGTGATCGTTGTGAACTCCTGCGGCTGCATAAGCATTGAGACCTTGACCGTGTAATGCGGGTGAATGGCCATCAATCATTTTATGTGCGTTAAGTGAAACTAATAATTCATCTAAAACGCCATCGTCGGCATTGACGACGCCGGGATAATTCATGAATTCGGCAAGGCCATAAGTTAGTCCTTGGTCGTAAGATTGTTTAATCTCATCTGCGGTAATGACAGCACCAGATGTTTCGAGGGTTGGATTTGCAGCAGGCACACAGGACGGCATCGTATACTTGATGTCGAGTGCTGTATTTTTGGCAGAAGCAACCATGTATTCAAGACCGCGCATACCGGCGACGTTGACGATTTCGTGGGGATCGGCGAGAATGGTGGTCGTCCCATGCGGTGTCACGAGTGAGCCGAAAACGGCGGGTGATACGTTAGCTGATTCGATGTGAATATGAGGATCAATCAAACCGGGTACGACGTATTGACCGTGTGCGTCAATAACATTGTCGGCTGTATAAGCTGCGTCAATTCCCAGAAAACGGCCATCGGCGATAGCGAGAGTGCCTTCGATGATCCGGGCGTTATAGACATCGACAATTTTAGCATTTTTGATGATTGTGTCGGCTGGTTTGCGACCGGCAGCTTGATCGATGAGTTGCTTTAAAGTTGATTTATCCATATTAAAAACTCCTTTTTATTTACCGGGTAATTCGTGCATTGTAAAGAGTAAGACTAAGAATAAGAGGGCAGCAACGTACATAATCGGATGCACTTTTTTACCCTTACCAGCCGCAATCATTGTGATGGGGTATGAGATTAAACCAAAAGCCAAGCCGTATGAGATATTGTAGGTTAATGGGACACAAAGGATGATCATAAAAGCAGGGAATGCTGTTTCAAATTCAGACCAATCAATGTTGGCGATTGATTTAATCATGAAGGAGCCAACGATAATTAAAATGGGAGCAGTTACTTCAGATGTTACAACTGCTAATAAAGGTGAAAAGAATAAACTAAGAGCGAACATGATGGCGACAACGACTGCGGTAAAACCGGTACGGCCACCAACGGCGATCCCGGTTGAAGATTCAATATAACAAGCAGTTGGCGTTGAGCCAAAGACGGAACCGGCAATCATTGAGGTTGAATCTGCGAAGAGGGCTTTACCGACTTCTTTAGGCATTTTGTTATCTTTGATGAAGCCGGCTTGTTGGGCTAAACCGATCACGGTCCCAGTTGTGTCGAAGAACACGCTGAAGAAAAAGACGAGAACAACGACCGCCATTTGAACTGAGAAAACATCCTTAAGATGAATGAGAGACACACCGAAAGTTGGTGCGAGGCTAGGAATTGAAGAAACAACACCGGTTGGCATTGCGATTAAACCGGTAACGACACCCATGATGGCAGTAGCGGCTAACCCAATGAAGAGGGCGCCAGGAATTTTACGAGCGAGTAAAGCGACTGTTAAGATCAGACCGAAGACGGTTAACCAAACATGCGGATTAGACCAGTTAGTGATGGTAACGAAAGATTTGGCGCTGGCAACCACTAGACCGCCTTGTTTTAAACCGGTAAAAGCGATGAATAACCCAATACCAACAGCCATCGCAGATTTGAGATTGGCGGGAATGGCATTAATCACCACTTCACGAACTTTTAAAACAGTGACAAGCATGAAGAGTAAGGAAGCAACAAAAACACCGGCTAAAGCTGTCTGCCAAGGAATGCCCATGCCTAAAACAACAGAGTAGGCGAAAAAGGCGTTACTACCAAGTCCGGGGGCAACTGCGATTGGGTAGTTGGCAATGAGGGCCATTGCTAAACAACCGACGATACCGGTAAGTGCTGTGGCGACAAAGACGGCGCCTTTATCTAAACCAGCATCTCCTAAAATTGTAGGGTTTACGAATAGGATGTATGACATCGCGATGAAAGTTGTAATCCCGGCGATGATTTCAGTCTTAAGGGTTGAACCACTTTCCTTAATTTTGAATTGACGTTCTACCCAATTCGTTCGTGTTTCTGATATAGAATCAACTCTCTTGTCCATAATGCACCTCTTAATTTATTTGAAATAAGAACTATTGCCTTATTGTACACCAAAAGGTCTTATTTTTTAAGACTAAATACGAAAAATCATAAAAATAATACAATTAAAGTTCGTTTATTAATACAAAAGCGAATTATTTAGGTACAAAAATAAGCATTTAAGGTGTAAAACCTTAAATGCTTATCGATTAAATTTAAACGAGTGCTTGAACTTGTTTGGCAATCGCTAATTCTTCATTAGTAGGAATCATCAAGACCTTGATAGCTGAATCGTCGGTACTAATTTGACGCGCACCATGGCCTTGTTCATTCCGTTCTGGATCAATCTTAACGCCTAAAACGGCTAAGCGGTCGCAGACATCAGCGCGCATTTTAGCATCATTTTCACCAATTCCGGCTGTGAAAGTAATGACATTGGCACCGCCAAGTTCAACGTAGTAGCTACCGATAAATTTAGCAGCAGAAGTGATGAACATATCATAAGCTAATTCGGCACGAGGATTAGTCGCCAATGATGATTGGATATCACGCATATCAGCAGAAATACCTGAAACGCCGAGAATTCCTGATTCTGTATTTAAGAGCGTGATGATTTCGTCGGCACTCTTATTTAATTCATTCATTAAGAAGGGAACAATAGCAGCATCTAACGAACCAGCACGAGTGCCCATTGGAAGACCTTCAAGTGGGGTGAAGCCCATTGATGTATCGACTGGTTTGCCATTTTGGCTAGCTGTGATTGAAGAACCACCACCAAGATGTAGGGTGATCAATTTTAAATCTGCGACTGGTTGGTTTAAAAAGTCAGCTGTTTCTTGTAAGATATAGCCGTGACTAATACCGTGTTCGCCGTATTTACGGATTTGGTATTTTTGGCTATCTTCATAAGGAAGTCCATAAAAACTGGTTGCATCTGGCATATCTAGATAGAATTGACTATCGAAGACAGCGACTTCGGGCACTGAATTTGGTAAGATATGCGTTAAGGTTTCAATGCAATCCACTTGAACAGGATTGTGTAATGGTGCGTATTTATCGAGTGCCTTGAGGGTTGCCAAATTATCAGCGGTGATTAACGTTGATTTTTCAAACGTTGTTGCGCCGGCAACCACTCGGTGACCAACTGCGACAATGTCGCTAGGCGAGTCGATAATGGCATTGTCTTGTAATTGTTTCAATAAACGAATAACGCCATCTTCATAGGTTAGATTAGCGATTGCGACCTGTTCTTTTTGGCCGTTAAATTTAAAAGTAAAGCGCGCTTCGGGGGTATTCATCCGTTCCATCAAACCGCTAGCCACTAAGCTTAAATCGGTTTGTTGAAATAGTTGCCACTTTAGGGATGAACTACCAGCATTGATAACTAAAATATTGTTCAAAAAGAAACACCTCTACTATCTTAATTTTCTTGAATAACTATATTTTATACGCTATTTTCAGAAAAATAAAATAAGCATAAGGTAATGCTGCTATAATAAATATTTATAGTTAAATTAGCATTGACGGCATGCTTTTTACATGCTATATTTGTAGTTGGTTATTTATGCTACCGAAGACTCAGGTGCCAATAGGCTTAATATCCTGCCGAGGAAGATACGTTGAAATCCCTCTCTATGTCTTGGTGGACATGGAGTTTTTTATTTTATAAGAGACTCTTGACCACAAGTTTTACAAATCTAATGGAGGTGAATCAATTGAGCGAAACAATCATTGCAAAAAAAGCACAAATTGTTGACACAGTTGTTGAAAAATTTAATAACGCTGTTTCTATCGTAGTTATGGATTACCGTGGCTTAACAGTAGAACAAGTTACTGAATTACGTAAACAATTACGTGAAGCTGGCGTACAAATGGAAGTTGTTAAAAACACTTACTTGCGTCGTGCAGCAGACAAAGCTGGTTACGAAGGTTTAGATGAAACATTCTCTGGCCCTACTGCAGTTGCATTTTCTAACGAAGATGTTGTTGCACCAGCTAAGATCATCGCTAACTTTGCTAAGAGTGCTGATGCACTTGAAATCAAAGGTGGTATGATCGAAGGTAAAGTGGCAACACTTGATGAAATCAACGCCTTGGCTACATTACCAAGTCGCGACGGTTTATTATCAATGTTACTTTCTGTATTACAAGCACCAGTCCGCAATGTCGCATATGCTGTTAAAGCAGTTGCCGACAGTAAAGACGAACCAGCTGCATAATTTAAAATTGTGTAGTTAAAAGTGTTATCAAAAAAATATTACCCATAAAATGGAGGAAACAAAAATGGCATTAGACGTAAATGCAATTGTTGATCAATTAAAAGAATCATCAATCTTAGAATTAAACGACTTAGTTAAAGCAATCGAAGAAGAATTCGGTGTTTCTGCAGCAGCTCCAGTAGCAGCAGCAGGTGCAGCTGGCGCAGACGCAGCAGCTGAAAAAGACAGCTTTACTGTTGAATTATCAGAAATCGGCCAAGAAAAGGTTAAAGTTATCAAAGCCGTTCGTGAAATCACAGGCTTAGGCTTGAAAGATGCTAAGGGCTTAGTTGATAACGCTCCTTCAGCTCTTAAAGAAGACGTTTCTAAAGACGAAGCAGAAGAAATGAAAGCTAAATTAGAAGAAGTTGGCGCTGTCGTTAACTTGAAATAATTTCCTTTATTTCTAAAAGAACTCCACATTTGTGGGGTTCTTTTTTTATAGCTTATTTCATCGGCCATTCGTTTACCATAAGCCCCGTTGATGGCAATCACACCGTGTTAAGCACCGCTTCGACGCCGTAGCTGCCACTGCCTTGTAATAAGACGGCGGTGTAGGTGTCTAACTTGGCTTGGGCGAGTGCAACCAATTGTTGACGGATATCTTCGGTGATGGCGAGGTAGTCTTGATCCCAGGTGCTAAGGTCGACTTGCATAGCTTCTTTGACAGCGGCTGATGTGCTGAGGGGGCCAGGGGTTAAAAGTAAATACGGTTGGTTCATGATTAGGCGTGCTCCTTTTGTGGTGTTTGGTATTTTGCAAGAATGGCCGGTAGTTCGCTGAGATTATGAATGACATAGTCAGCGCCAGCTTCCTTAAGGGTTTTAGTAATTTCTGCAAATTTAGCAAGCCGTATTTTTTGAGGGAGATCAATGAGTTCCGCTTTGTTTAATCCGAGGAGGCTACTACTTTCGATAAGGCCAACGGTTAAGACGCCGGCATTTTTGCCTTCTTGCATATCAATAACGGTGTCACCGACTTTAACGACTGTTTGCGGGTCGGTGATATTGAACGCAGTCATGATGTGGTTAATCATATCGGGTGCTGGCCGACCAGCAGCGACGTCTTCTTTTGAAACCATCAGTTCGGGATGATAACCAAGTAGTCCTGCTTGCTTAGCGGCGATTGCGAGCATTGCTTTGGTGTAGCCGGTCGTTGTCGCGATGTGGATATGATGTGCTTTTAAATAAGTTTGGACTTGAAGAACTGCAGGGGTCAGTGTTGTTTCTGTACTCAAGCGATTGAGCAAGAATTGTTCAAAATAGTTAAAGAGTTGCAATTGATCGGCATCGGTTATCCCGCGTTTGTATTTTGCAAACCAAGCACGTTGTACCTCTGGCATTTTAGCGAGTTTGGCAATGTGTTCATGTTTTTCGATGCCCATATCCTGTCTAATTCTGTCGGTATCGATTTGGATGCCGGCAGCGTTAAACGCACTTTGAAATGCTAATACTGGATCTAAACTGCCAAAATCGATTATAGTCCCTGCCCAATCAAAAATGACGCATTGAATATCCGTCATGTGAAAAAGCCTCCTTATGTCGTTGCAATATTGAAGTACAAATTCAGTATAGGGAAACTTTGTAAATCTCCAGCTCGTTTTCAGTAAACGTTCTGTAATGGAATTGAAAACATTGGGTTCTCTCAATTTGGTAATTGTCAATGACACTGATTAACATGAGGAGAGTGGCCAAATAAAAAACGCCCAAGACAAATTGTCTTGGACGTATGGCGGTTAAGTTAGTACTTGAACGCACTCAGATTGTAACGTGCTTTTCAAAGGTAACCTTCTGTGCCTAGCAACCACAAGCCAAATAATTACTTTCAGCAATTATCCGTCTTGTTAAGCTAGTGCTCGAAGGTTGACCACCTTTGAACGCACTTAGATTTATAACGTGCTTTTCAATGCATGTTCCTGTGCTTAGCACCGCTAGTCAAACAACCGATTGCATCGGTCATTCGCCTATCTATGCTAATGCTCAGAACATAACCGCATTGAACGCACTCAGATTGTAACGTGCTTTTCAATGTACATGCTTGCGTTTAGCACCGTCTATCAAATAAGTGACAGGGTCACTTATTTGATAGACTAAGCTAATCCTCAGCATGTGTCTACTTTGAACGCACTTCGTTTTAATAATTAATTTTATAGGTTAGTTCTACGAATTGGCCTAGTTGGCGGGTTTTACTTAATTCTAATGGCATGTCCGTTAAGTGGGTGCTGATGAGGGAAATACCGTCGCCTAGTAAAACGGGAGCGATAGTGATGATTAGTTCATCCACTAGTTGTGCTTTTAAGAGCATTGTGAACGTTTCAGCGCCACCAACTAACCAAATATTGCCACCATCTTGTGCTTTTAATTGGCGGACGAATTCTGGCACATTACCGGTGACCACATTGGTGCGGTCGGCGGTATCGTGGAGTGTTTTAGAAAAAACATAACTTTGTTTTTCCTGATAAGGATAGGTCCCAGCCAGTTTGATACATTGTTCATAAGTTTTACGGCCCATAATAATGGTATCGACACCTTGGTAAAAGCTTTGAATAGCGGCATCGGATTCTGATGAATTAAGTGCGGATAGCCAAGCGGTACTGCCATCTTTTTCAGCAATAAAGCCGTCTAAACTTTGCGCGAGATATAAAATCACTTTGCGGTGTTCTGGTTCTGTCATGGTCAACACATCCTTTTAGTTTGGTTACCTACAGTATACCAAATTAAAGCGCTTTAATCTGGTTTGAACCGTTGGTAATTTAGCGTGATTTAGCTTATTATGATAAGAATAGATGTTGTTAAGGGAGCGTAATCATGACAGAAAATGACTTTTCACCAGAGATTCAAAGTTTAGTTGCACAAGTACAGGCTAATTATCCACAACCGATTAAGATTCGGGTTGCACAAGAAGCTTCTGGGATGTTAAAACACGACCAGGCACAACGCGTGATGAATGACGATGGCAGTTTGGCAATCTTATTAACAGATGCGACAGCTGTGGATTATTCAC from Latilactobacillus sakei subsp. sakei DSM 20017 = JCM 1157 harbors:
- the rplJ gene encoding 50S ribosomal protein L10 is translated as MSETIIAKKAQIVDTVVEKFNNAVSIVVMDYRGLTVEQVTELRKQLREAGVQMEVVKNTYLRRAADKAGYEGLDETFSGPTAVAFSNEDVVAPAKIIANFAKSADALEIKGGMIEGKVATLDEINALATLPSRDGLLSMLLSVLQAPVRNVAYAVKAVADSKDEPAA
- a CDS encoding acetate/propionate family kinase; protein product: MNNILVINAGSSSLKWQLFQQTDLSLVASGLMERMNTPEARFTFKFNGQKEQVAIANLTYEDGVIRLLKQLQDNAIIDSPSDIVAVGHRVVAGATTFEKSTLITADNLATLKALDKYAPLHNPVQVDCIETLTHILPNSVPEVAVFDSQFYLDMPDATSFYGLPYEDSQKYQIRKYGEHGISHGYILQETADFLNQPVADLKLITLHLGGGSSITASQNGKPVDTSMGFTPLEGLPMGTRAGSLDAAIVPFLMNELNKSADEIITLLNTESGILGVSGISADMRDIQSSLATNPRAELAYDMFITSAAKFIGSYYVELGGANVITFTAGIGENDAKMRADVCDRLAVLGVKIDPERNEQGHGARQISTDDSAIKVLMIPTNEELAIAKQVQALV
- a CDS encoding NCS2 family permease, which encodes MDKRVDSISETRTNWVERQFKIKESGSTLKTEIIAGITTFIAMSYILFVNPTILGDAGLDKGAVFVATALTGIVGCLAMALIANYPIAVAPGLGSNAFFAYSVVLGMGIPWQTALAGVFVASLLFMLVTVLKVREVVINAIPANLKSAMAVGIGLFIAFTGLKQGGLVVASAKSFVTITNWSNPHVWLTVFGLILTVALLARKIPGALFIGLAATAIMGVVTGLIAMPTGVVSSIPSLAPTFGVSLIHLKDVFSVQMAVVVLVFFFSVFFDTTGTVIGLAQQAGFIKDNKMPKEVGKALFADSTSMIAGSVFGSTPTACYIESSTGIAVGGRTGFTAVVVAIMFALSLFFSPLLAVVTSEVTAPILIIVGSFMIKSIANIDWSEFETAFPAFMIILCVPLTYNISYGLAFGLISYPITMIAAGKGKKVHPIMYVAALLFLVLLFTMHELPGK
- the ade gene encoding adenine deaminase, with protein sequence MDKSTLKQLIDQAAGRKPADTIIKNAKIVDVYNARIIEGTLAIADGRFLGIDAAYTADNVIDAHGQYVVPGLIDPHIHIESANVSPAVFGSLVTPHGTTTILADPHEIVNVAGMRGLEYMVASAKNTALDIKYTMPSCVPAANPTLETSGAVITADEIKQSYDQGLTYGLAEFMNYPGVVNADDGVLDELLVSLNAHKMIDGHSPALHGQGLNAYAAAGVHNDHECTQVDEMLDRISRGMYVYLRYGTVSKNMPTLLKGVTPQNARFCCLCGDDLQSVTLRETGHLDESIRVAVQNGIDPLTAIQMATINTAQCTGLSDRGGIAPGLKADFLLVDDLEHFSVNQTFIDGQKIAANGAYLLTTDDSVAGFYDLLETVHLDNFSADQLNLNLISDKAHVIGLQSISRTQNLVLPVTHDADGDFHYNPSEDIVKVAVIERHHLTGNVGVGLLSGFGLQNGAIATSIGHDSHNLVVVGTNDADMVMAIDALKACQGGGVAVQNSQVIATLPFVIGGLMSTESIDSLIAHQKAFNTICHEQLNVTAQFDPIMKLGAMPLDVIPNLRITDKGLVDVTKFEIIDINA
- the phnX gene encoding phosphonoacetaldehyde hydrolase, with protein sequence MTDIQCVIFDWAGTIIDFGSLDPVLAFQSAFNAAGIQIDTDRIRQDMGIEKHEHIAKLAKMPEVQRAWFAKYKRGITDADQLQLFNYFEQFLLNRLSTETTLTPAVLQVQTYLKAHHIHIATTTGYTKAMLAIAAKQAGLLGYHPELMVSKEDVAAGRPAPDMINHIMTAFNITDPQTVVKVGDTVIDMQEGKNAGVLTVGLIESSSLLGLNKAELIDLPQKIRLAKFAEITKTLKEAGADYVIHNLSELPAILAKYQTPQKEHA
- a CDS encoding dihydrofolate reductase family protein, translated to MTEPEHRKVILYLAQSLDGFIAEKDGSTAWLSALNSSESDAAIQSFYQGVDTIIMGRKTYEQCIKLAGTYPYQEKQSYVFSKTLHDTADRTNVVTGNVPEFVRQLKAQDGGNIWLVGGAETFTMLLKAQLVDELIITIAPVLLGDGISLISTHLTDMPLELSKTRQLGQFVELTYKINY
- the rplL gene encoding 50S ribosomal protein L7/L12, with the protein product MALDVNAIVDQLKESSILELNDLVKAIEEEFGVSAAAPVAAAGAAGADAAAEKDSFTVELSEIGQEKVKVIKAVREITGLGLKDAKGLVDNAPSALKEDVSKDEAEEMKAKLEEVGAVVNLK